The sequence ACCTGGAAGACGACGTGCAGCAACTTTCGCGGGCGGTGGAACTGGCGACCGATCAATTCGAAGGTGGCCTGGCCGATTTCAATCGCGTGTTCGAGACGCAATCCTCGCTAGTCAATGCCGAGGATCAATTGGCCGTGGCCCGCGGCAACATCGCGCTGAATCTAATCCAAGCCTACAAGGCCCTCGGCGGCGGCTGGGAATACTTCATGCAACCCATTCCACAAACTTTGCCGCCCACCGCGGAAGAAGTGGCCCCGCGCGCCGAAGACAAAGATGAGATTCCGAAGCCGAACGGCGCAACATCCGTCGCGCCGAACAAGGGCGGCTGAATGGGCTCGGCGGGAGACGGTTTCGGCAAGCCATATGCGTCGATCTCGACCAAAATCTCCTGATCGTTGCCATATTGTTGGCACGCGGTCGCGCTGTCGCCAATTCGCCTGTTGGTCGCGCGCTATTCACGCCTCAGCAATGCCACGAATCCGGCCTGTTCGAAATGATGATCGGAAGTCAGGGAGCCCGTTGATCCTCGATCTTGCATTACGATAAACGACGTGCAATCGGTGAGCGACCAATCCTTGTCGGGCCGGCTAAAGAAGAGAGACAGGCCGCACTCGAATAGGTCGTGGGAAGCGAGCACGATCTCGATAATTGCAGCGCGCTTCAAGTTAGCGACCTGCTCGGCAAAGACGGCGCGCTGGCTTTCGCGGGTGCAGAAATTCGCCACCTCCAA comes from Pirellulales bacterium and encodes:
- a CDS encoding PIN domain-containing protein — translated: MTAVFADTSFFAAILNDRDSLHSIAREAAAREVEFRLTTEFILLEVANFCTRESQRAVFAEQVANLKRAAIIEIVLASHDLFECGLSLFFSRPDKDWSLTDCTSFIVMQDRGSTGSLTSDHHFEQAGFVALLRRE